The Saccharomonospora cyanea NA-134 genome includes a region encoding these proteins:
- a CDS encoding SDR family oxidoreductase — translation MNELTGKIALVAGGTRGASRAIAVELARAGAFVYVTGRTSGEHRSEVGRPETIEGTVELIEKAGGKGVAVRVDHLDPEQVRTLAERIDAEHGRLDILIDGVWGGDTHLGWSKPVWEHPLDASLRMIRLGIDAHLITSHFLLPLVLKRRGGLVVELTDGTAEYNAKYREGTTLAFYVAKAAGHTLAIGEAAETAKYGCTAVAFTPGWIRSEAMLDEFGVTEENWRDALADQPHFCISETPTFVGRTVAALAADEEKSRFSGQTLNSGQLAKLYEIDDVDGSRPDGWRYIMEVEQQGKPADPTGYR, via the coding sequence ATGAACGAACTGACAGGCAAGATCGCGCTGGTCGCGGGTGGTACGCGGGGTGCGAGCAGGGCGATCGCGGTGGAGTTGGCGCGGGCGGGCGCCTTCGTCTACGTCACCGGTCGCACGTCCGGCGAGCACCGGTCGGAGGTCGGCAGGCCGGAGACCATCGAGGGCACCGTCGAGCTGATCGAGAAGGCGGGCGGCAAGGGCGTCGCGGTGCGGGTCGACCACCTCGACCCGGAACAGGTGCGGACACTGGCCGAGCGCATCGACGCCGAACACGGCAGGCTGGACATCCTCATCGACGGCGTGTGGGGCGGTGACACCCACCTGGGCTGGAGCAAGCCCGTCTGGGAACACCCGCTGGACGCGAGCCTGCGGATGATCCGCCTGGGCATCGACGCGCATCTCATCACGTCGCACTTCCTGCTTCCGCTGGTGTTGAAGCGGCGCGGTGGACTCGTCGTGGAACTCACCGACGGCACCGCCGAGTACAACGCGAAGTACCGCGAGGGCACCACGCTCGCGTTCTACGTCGCCAAGGCGGCGGGGCACACCCTCGCCATCGGCGAGGCCGCCGAGACCGCGAAGTACGGCTGCACGGCCGTGGCGTTCACTCCGGGCTGGATCCGGTCGGAGGCGATGCTCGACGAGTTCGGTGTCACGGAGGAGAACTGGCGCGACGCGCTGGCCGACCAGCCGCACTTCTGCATCTCCGAGACACCGACGTTCGTCGGCCGCACCGTCGCGGCGCTGGCCGCCGACGAGGAGAAGTCGCGCTTCTCCGGGCAGACGCTCAACAGCGGCCAGCTCGCGAAGCTCTACGAGATCGACGACGTCGACGGCAGCCGTCCCGACGGGTGGCGCTACATCATGGAGGTGGAGCAGCAGGGCAAGCCCGCCGACCCCACCGGTTACCGCTGA
- a CDS encoding EamA family transporter: MPRRDRLLAVLTAVLWGCNFLAIHAMLTHFPPLLAGAIRFLLVAVPTILLVPWPKVKLRWLVGYGLGFGTLQFAFLFVGLDTGMPTGLASLVLQASAPFTVVLGALLLSERLSTRQVVGITFAVLGMAAIAWQRAEHAALLPVILTLLGALSWAGGNLCARRAEAPNPLHFTLWSSVVPPIPMFALSLVFEGPDTQWQALSTVFTPDAWLALSGLAYVVVFGTVVGAGIWTTLMRRNPASTVAPFSLLVPVVGLSLAFVVLDERPTPVEIVASVVVVGGVLLGSLSRRPRRTRIQTETGASTGSDRGDTRPARMSSA; the protein is encoded by the coding sequence GTGCCACGCCGCGATCGACTGCTCGCCGTCCTCACCGCCGTCCTGTGGGGCTGCAACTTCCTCGCGATCCACGCGATGCTCACGCATTTTCCACCGCTGCTCGCGGGTGCGATCCGCTTCCTGCTCGTCGCCGTGCCCACGATCCTGCTGGTGCCGTGGCCGAAGGTGAAGCTCCGGTGGCTCGTCGGGTACGGGCTGGGCTTCGGCACACTCCAGTTCGCCTTCCTGTTCGTGGGCCTCGACACCGGCATGCCCACCGGACTCGCGTCGCTCGTGCTCCAGGCTTCGGCCCCGTTCACCGTCGTGCTCGGTGCGCTGCTGCTGTCCGAGCGGTTGAGCACCCGGCAGGTCGTCGGCATCACCTTCGCGGTGCTCGGCATGGCCGCCATCGCGTGGCAGCGGGCCGAGCACGCGGCCCTGCTGCCCGTGATCCTGACCTTGCTCGGCGCGCTGAGCTGGGCGGGGGGCAACCTGTGCGCACGCAGGGCGGAAGCACCGAACCCGCTGCACTTCACACTGTGGTCGTCGGTGGTGCCGCCGATCCCGATGTTCGCGCTGTCGCTGGTGTTCGAAGGGCCGGACACCCAGTGGCAGGCGTTGTCGACGGTGTTCACACCGGACGCCTGGCTCGCCCTCTCGGGGCTGGCCTACGTCGTGGTTTTCGGCACCGTCGTGGGGGCCGGCATCTGGACCACGCTCATGCGCCGTAACCCGGCGAGCACGGTGGCGCCGTTCTCGCTGCTGGTTCCCGTGGTCGGGCTGAGCCTGGCGTTCGTGGTGCTCGACGAGCGCCCGACCCCGGTGGAGATCGTGGCCTCCGTCGTCGTGGTCGGCGGGGTGCTGCTCGGCTCGCTCTCCCGCCGACCACGACGAACACGCATTCAGACCGAGACCGGTGCCTCCACCGGCTCCGACCGCGGGGACACGCGCCCGGCGAGGATGTCCTCCGCGTAG
- a CDS encoding DedA family protein, translated as MDDVSLLLLFAVAVVPLVPTEIALVGMGVAAANGGDPFVLVLAVAVAGCLVSDVGLYTVGRLGGAHVLDRLRSRPSADSSARWIGRHLDRRGVPILVLARWLPAGGTVGALLAGSLRWSATRFLTASLIGVPLWCTYAGGLGYLGGTLLEQTRFGTVFSVVLALLAACVIAVVFRRTTSWSAEA; from the coding sequence GTGGACGACGTCTCGCTGCTGCTGCTCTTCGCCGTCGCCGTCGTGCCGTTGGTGCCGACGGAGATCGCTCTCGTCGGCATGGGGGTCGCCGCCGCTAACGGTGGCGACCCCTTCGTGCTGGTGCTGGCCGTCGCGGTGGCGGGCTGCCTCGTCTCCGACGTCGGCCTCTACACGGTGGGCAGGCTCGGTGGCGCTCACGTCCTCGACCGGCTGCGGAGCAGGCCGTCCGCCGACTCCAGTGCCCGCTGGATCGGCAGGCACCTCGACCGGCGCGGTGTGCCGATCCTCGTGCTCGCGCGCTGGCTTCCCGCGGGTGGCACCGTGGGCGCGTTGCTGGCGGGCTCGCTGCGCTGGTCGGCGACGAGGTTCCTCACGGCGTCGCTGATCGGGGTGCCGTTGTGGTGTACGTACGCGGGCGGGCTCGGCTACCTGGGCGGCACCCTGCTGGAGCAGACGCGGTTCGGCACCGTGTTCTCGGTGGTTCTCGCGCTGCTGGCGGCCTGTGTGATCGCGGTCGTGTTCCGCCGCACCACGTCGTGGTCCGCGGAGGCATGA
- the leuA gene encoding 2-isopropylmalate synthase, which translates to MSTSDSQSPSPSRIRTPSRPAPVDQPAWNLQRGSSMPYHRYRPWHRLVEDISLPDRTWPDKRIERAPLWCAVDLRDGNQALIDPMSPARKRKFFDLLVRMGFKEIEVGFPAASQTDYDFVREIITDGAIPDDVRIQVLVQCRPELIERTFQALEGAPRAIVHIYNSTSILQRRVVFREEREGIKKIATQAAELVSEYAAKYPDTDFRFQYSPESYTGTELSYAAEVCNAVTEIWQPTPDDPVILNLPATVEMATPNVYADSIEWMHRNLERRDSVILSLHPHNDRGTGVAAAELGYQAGADRIEGCLFGNGERTGNVDLVALGMNLFSQGVDPQLDFSDLDEIKRTVEYCNQLPVPERSPWAGDLVFTAFSGSHQDAINKGFDALRDAAGKAGVPVDEYPWEVPYLPIDPKDVGRTYEAVIRVNSQSGKGGIAYIMKTEHQLDLPRRLQIEFSKTIQRHTDTEGGEVDPQTMWQAFAAEYLEPNAPLELVKQHVVANGDYELTATIRLDGEEQDVVGRGNGPIAAFFDALATVGFDLRLMDYSEHTLTPGDDSKAASYIECAIEDKVYWGVGIDHSIITASLRAVVSAVNRAHR; encoded by the coding sequence ATGAGCACGTCCGATTCCCAGTCCCCGTCCCCGAGCCGCATCCGCACGCCGTCCCGTCCCGCCCCGGTGGACCAGCCGGCGTGGAACCTCCAGCGCGGCTCGTCCATGCCGTACCACCGCTACCGTCCCTGGCACCGCCTGGTCGAGGACATCTCGCTGCCCGACCGCACCTGGCCGGACAAGCGCATCGAACGGGCACCGCTGTGGTGCGCGGTCGACCTGCGTGACGGCAACCAGGCGCTGATCGACCCGATGTCGCCCGCGCGCAAGCGCAAGTTCTTCGACCTGCTGGTACGCATGGGCTTCAAGGAGATCGAGGTCGGTTTCCCCGCCGCGAGCCAGACCGACTACGACTTCGTCCGGGAGATCATCACCGACGGTGCCATCCCCGACGACGTCCGTATCCAGGTGCTGGTGCAGTGCCGCCCCGAGCTGATCGAGCGCACGTTCCAGGCGCTGGAGGGCGCGCCGCGCGCCATCGTGCACATCTACAACTCGACGTCGATCCTCCAGCGTCGCGTGGTGTTCCGGGAGGAACGCGAGGGCATCAAGAAGATCGCCACGCAGGCCGCGGAGCTGGTGTCCGAGTACGCGGCCAAGTACCCCGACACGGACTTCCGCTTCCAGTACTCCCCCGAGTCGTACACGGGCACGGAGCTGTCGTACGCCGCCGAGGTGTGCAACGCGGTCACCGAGATCTGGCAGCCCACGCCGGACGACCCGGTGATCCTGAACCTGCCCGCGACCGTCGAGATGGCCACCCCGAACGTCTACGCCGACTCCATCGAGTGGATGCACCGCAACCTCGAACGTCGTGACTCGGTGATCCTGTCGCTGCACCCGCACAACGACCGCGGCACCGGTGTCGCCGCCGCCGAACTGGGCTACCAGGCGGGCGCCGACCGTATCGAGGGCTGCCTGTTCGGCAACGGTGAGCGCACCGGCAACGTCGACCTGGTCGCGCTGGGCATGAACCTGTTCAGCCAGGGCGTCGACCCGCAGCTGGACTTCTCCGACCTGGACGAGATCAAGCGCACCGTCGAGTACTGCAACCAGTTGCCCGTGCCCGAGCGCAGCCCGTGGGCCGGCGACCTCGTGTTCACCGCGTTCTCCGGCAGCCACCAGGACGCCATCAACAAGGGGTTCGACGCGCTGCGCGACGCGGCGGGCAAGGCGGGAGTGCCGGTGGACGAGTACCCGTGGGAGGTGCCGTACCTGCCGATCGACCCGAAGGACGTCGGCCGCACCTACGAGGCCGTCATCCGCGTGAACTCGCAGTCCGGCAAGGGCGGCATCGCCTACATCATGAAGACCGAGCACCAGCTCGACCTGCCGAGGCGGCTGCAGATCGAGTTCTCGAAGACCATCCAGCGGCACACCGACACCGAGGGCGGCGAGGTGGACCCGCAGACGATGTGGCAGGCCTTCGCCGCCGAGTACCTGGAGCCGAACGCCCCGCTGGAGCTGGTCAAACAGCATGTGGTGGCCAACGGCGACTACGAGCTGACGGCGACGATCCGCCTCGACGGCGAGGAGCAGGACGTGGTGGGCCGGGGCAACGGCCCCATCGCGGCGTTCTTCGACGCGCTGGCCACGGTGGGCTTCGACCTGCGGCTCATGGACTACAGCGAGCACACCCTCACTCCGGGCGACGACTCGAAGGCCGCCTCGTACATCGAGTGCGCCATCGAGGACAAGGTGTACTGGGGTGTGGGCATCGACCACTCGATCATCACCGCGTCGCTGCGGGCCGTGGTGTCGGCGGTGAACCGCGCCCACCGGTGA
- a CDS encoding ABC transporter permease, protein MASRATKIDELAATAGGVAGGLEPDGTGSSGAEGLSLAKSAWRRLRRNPLFLIGATIIGLFVLLAALAPWLAPHDPALRLLEHQVSNARNEIPPSQPGHPLGGDQYGRDLLSRVLLGSQQTLLVALLATVIGLGGGTVLGTLAGAFGGWVDTVVMRVVDVMLSIPSLLLAVSIGALFVQQTQFSVILAVAIVQVPIFARLLRGTMLAVRESDHVLAARALGVKRGAIVFRHILPNSLGPVIVQSTLVLAIAILDAAALSFLGLGAADDSIPEWGQMLGNAQDYFDTQPHLAFWPAACIVVVALGFTLVGESMREALDPRQRR, encoded by the coding sequence ATGGCCTCGCGTGCAACGAAGATCGACGAGCTCGCCGCCACGGCGGGCGGTGTCGCGGGGGGACTCGAACCCGACGGCACCGGCTCGTCGGGCGCGGAGGGACTGAGCCTCGCCAAGTCGGCGTGGCGCAGGTTGCGGCGCAACCCGCTGTTTCTGATCGGCGCCACGATCATCGGGCTGTTCGTGTTGCTGGCGGCGCTGGCGCCGTGGCTGGCGCCGCACGACCCGGCGTTGCGGCTGCTGGAGCACCAGGTGTCCAACGCCCGCAACGAGATCCCGCCGTCGCAGCCGGGACACCCTCTGGGCGGTGACCAGTACGGTCGCGACCTGCTCTCGCGTGTCCTGCTGGGTTCGCAGCAGACCCTGCTGGTGGCGTTGCTGGCCACGGTGATCGGGCTCGGCGGTGGAACGGTGCTGGGCACACTCGCGGGCGCGTTCGGCGGCTGGGTCGACACCGTGGTGATGCGCGTCGTGGACGTGATGCTGTCGATCCCGTCGCTGCTGCTGGCCGTGTCCATCGGCGCGTTGTTCGTGCAGCAGACCCAGTTCTCGGTGATCCTCGCCGTCGCCATCGTGCAGGTGCCGATCTTCGCGCGCCTGTTGCGCGGCACGATGCTCGCGGTCAGGGAAAGCGATCACGTGCTCGCGGCCAGGGCGCTCGGTGTGAAGCGCGGCGCGATCGTGTTCCGGCACATCCTGCCGAACTCGCTCGGCCCCGTGATCGTGCAGTCCACGCTCGTGCTCGCGATCGCGATCCTGGACGCGGCGGCGCTGTCGTTCCTCGGCCTCGGCGCCGCGGACGACTCGATCCCGGAGTGGGGGCAGATGCTCGGTAACGCACAGGACTACTTCGACACGCAGCCGCACCTGGCCTTCTGGCCCGCGGCCTGCATCGTCGTGGTGGCCTTGGGGTTCACCCTCGTCGGCGAGTCGATGCGGGAAGCCCTCGATCCTCGGCAACGGCGGTGA
- a CDS encoding ABC transporter ATP-binding protein — protein sequence MTDETPQTGGNAKDERELLVLDDVKVHFPIKRGLLLDRTVGHVYAVDGVSLRVRRGETYGLVGESGCGKTTLGRALLRLVEPTGGTITFDGTDLSSLKGESLRSMRKRMQMVFQDPLSSLDPRQSVESLLVDGMRAHGLDADPTETRRKLKDLLASVGLPESALRKYPHEFSGGQRQRIGIARALALQPDLIVADEPVSALDVSVQAQVINLLEDLQEEFGLTYVVIAHDLAVVRHISDRIGVMYLGALVEETDADTLYEQPLHPYTKALLSAIPVPDPVVEDGREQILLSGDLPSPANPPSGCRFHTRCPWRQQTLCDTERPELREVGDGHRVACHYAEDILAGRVSPRSEPVEAPVSV from the coding sequence ATGACCGACGAGACGCCACAGACCGGCGGGAACGCGAAAGACGAGCGGGAACTCCTCGTCCTCGATGACGTCAAGGTGCACTTCCCCATCAAGCGGGGGCTGCTGCTCGACCGCACGGTCGGCCACGTCTACGCCGTCGACGGGGTGAGCCTGCGGGTGAGACGGGGCGAGACCTACGGGCTCGTCGGTGAGTCGGGCTGCGGCAAGACCACGCTCGGCAGGGCGTTGCTGCGGCTCGTCGAACCCACCGGTGGCACGATCACGTTCGACGGCACCGACCTGTCGTCGCTGAAGGGCGAGAGCCTGCGCTCCATGCGCAAGCGGATGCAGATGGTGTTCCAGGACCCGCTGTCGAGTCTCGACCCGCGCCAGTCGGTGGAGTCGCTGCTCGTGGATGGCATGCGCGCCCACGGCCTCGACGCCGATCCCACCGAGACCCGGCGGAAACTGAAGGACCTGCTCGCGTCGGTGGGGCTGCCCGAGAGCGCGCTTCGCAAGTACCCGCACGAGTTCTCGGGCGGGCAGCGCCAGCGCATCGGCATCGCGAGGGCGCTCGCGCTGCAACCGGACCTCATCGTGGCCGACGAGCCGGTGTCGGCGCTCGACGTCTCGGTGCAGGCGCAGGTGATCAACCTCTTGGAGGACCTCCAGGAGGAGTTCGGGCTCACCTACGTGGTCATCGCTCACGACCTCGCGGTGGTGCGGCACATCTCCGACCGCATCGGCGTGATGTATCTCGGTGCGCTCGTCGAGGAGACCGACGCGGACACCCTCTACGAGCAGCCGCTCCACCCGTACACGAAGGCGTTGCTGTCGGCGATCCCCGTTCCCGACCCGGTGGTGGAGGATGGTCGGGAGCAGATCCTGCTGTCGGGAGACCTGCCCTCGCCTGCGAACCCGCCCAGCGGGTGCCGATTCCACACGCGGTGTCCGTGGCGGCAGCAGACGCTGTGCGACACCGAGCGACCGGAGCTGCGCGAGGTGGGCGACGGTCACCGGGTGGCCTGCCACTACGCGGAGGACATCCTCGCCGGGCGCGTGTCCCCGCGGTCGGAGCCGGTGGAGGCACCGGTCTCGGTCTGA
- a CDS encoding ABC transporter permease, translating to MLRFAIRRVLQLVLVLFVLSVLLFAWLRALPGGPVSALLGDRGTAESRAQLTEDLGLNDPIFVQYFAFLERALTGNFGASIGVSPGKPAMELFLERFPATIELSLAAILIALATAIPLGYLSARRRGGWLDNMGIVGSLVGISVPIFFLAFLLKWLFAIELGWLPTGGRQSVGIDATRVTGFFVLDGILTREWDAALDALVHLILPAIALSSIPFAVIFRITRASVLDVLDEDYVRTARSKGLAKRVIRDRHILRNAMLPVVTTIGLQTGSLLSGAVLTETVFAWHGIGEALALGFERKDFPVLQVVIIAGAASYVLVNLVVDLSYALIDPRIRTAQKAGA from the coding sequence GTGCTCCGGTTCGCAATCCGGCGAGTACTGCAACTCGTACTCGTCCTGTTCGTTCTCTCGGTGTTGCTCTTCGCCTGGCTGCGGGCACTCCCGGGAGGGCCGGTCTCGGCCCTCCTGGGTGACCGCGGCACGGCGGAGAGCCGCGCACAGCTGACAGAAGACCTCGGTCTGAACGACCCGATCTTCGTCCAGTACTTCGCGTTCCTCGAACGGGCGCTGACGGGCAACTTCGGTGCCTCCATCGGGGTCTCCCCCGGCAAGCCCGCGATGGAGCTGTTCCTCGAACGGTTCCCCGCCACCATCGAGTTGAGCCTCGCGGCCATCCTCATCGCGCTGGCCACCGCGATCCCACTCGGTTACCTGTCGGCTCGCCGCCGCGGCGGCTGGCTCGACAACATGGGCATCGTCGGTTCGCTGGTGGGTATCTCCGTTCCGATCTTCTTCCTGGCGTTCCTGCTGAAGTGGCTCTTCGCCATCGAGCTCGGCTGGCTGCCGACGGGCGGCAGGCAGAGCGTCGGTATCGACGCCACGAGAGTCACCGGGTTCTTCGTGCTCGACGGCATCCTGACGCGGGAGTGGGACGCGGCGCTCGACGCGCTGGTGCACCTGATCCTGCCCGCCATCGCGCTGTCGTCGATCCCGTTCGCGGTCATCTTCCGCATCACCCGGGCGTCCGTGCTGGACGTGCTGGACGAGGACTACGTGCGCACGGCACGGTCGAAGGGCCTGGCCAAGCGCGTGATCCGCGACCGCCACATCCTGCGTAACGCGATGCTGCCCGTGGTGACGACCATCGGCCTGCAGACCGGCTCCCTGCTGTCGGGGGCGGTGCTCACCGAGACCGTGTTCGCCTGGCACGGCATCGGCGAGGCACTCGCGCTCGGATTCGAACGCAAGGACTTCCCCGTGCTCCAAGTGGTGATCATCGCCGGGGCGGCCTCCTACGTCCTGGTCAACCTCGTCGTCGACCTGTCGTACGCGCTCATCGATCCGCGCATCCGGACGGCGCAGAAAGCGGGGGCGTGA
- a CDS encoding helix-turn-helix transcriptional regulator produces the protein MRAERLVALLFTLQSRRSATVAELAEALGVSQRTMHRDLAALSAAGVPLWTEPGRYGGVRLVEGWRTRLDGLTAREAVALFAMGAPRALAELGLGTAVAGAHAKVTATLPAPLREQARQVAQRFHLDAPRWFRPDEDTAHLADLARAVWEETRLRVRYRPSGTGEEVERTLDPLGLVLKAGVWYLVARARSSIRTYRVARITAVEHLAESAGRPEDFDLAGWWSDSSARFERSLRRLPVRVRLSPAGVRALPTVLDADLAAAALEGTHPGHDGWTEAVIEFEAPDVAVGQLLALGTEVEVLEPATVRADFAEVARRIAQRHGG, from the coding sequence GTGCGAGCGGAACGTCTGGTGGCTCTGCTGTTCACCCTGCAGAGCAGGCGCAGTGCCACGGTGGCCGAGTTGGCGGAGGCCCTCGGCGTGTCACAGCGCACCATGCACCGCGACCTGGCGGCGCTGTCGGCGGCCGGAGTTCCACTCTGGACGGAGCCGGGCCGGTACGGCGGTGTCCGGCTCGTCGAGGGCTGGCGGACGCGCCTCGACGGATTGACCGCGCGCGAGGCCGTGGCGCTCTTCGCGATGGGCGCGCCGAGGGCGCTGGCCGAACTCGGGCTGGGCACGGCCGTCGCGGGCGCGCACGCCAAGGTGACCGCAACGCTGCCCGCGCCGCTTCGCGAGCAGGCCCGGCAGGTGGCGCAACGCTTCCACCTGGACGCACCCCGCTGGTTCCGCCCCGACGAGGACACCGCCCACCTCGCCGACCTGGCGCGTGCGGTGTGGGAGGAGACGAGGTTGCGGGTGCGCTACCGCCCCAGCGGCACGGGTGAGGAGGTCGAGCGGACGCTCGACCCGCTCGGCCTCGTGCTGAAGGCGGGCGTGTGGTACCTCGTCGCGCGGGCGCGGAGCTCGATCCGCACCTACCGTGTCGCGCGGATCACCGCCGTCGAACACCTGGCCGAGAGCGCCGGCCGCCCGGAGGACTTCGACCTCGCGGGTTGGTGGTCGGACTCGTCGGCGCGGTTCGAGCGCTCGCTGCGCCGGCTCCCGGTACGGGTGAGGTTGAGCCCGGCCGGTGTGAGGGCGCTGCCGACGGTGTTGGACGCCGATCTCGCCGCGGCGGCGCTGGAGGGCACCCACCCAGGTCACGACGGCTGGACCGAGGCCGTCATAGAGTTCGAGGCGCCCGACGTCGCGGTGGGACAGCTGCTCGCCCTCGGCACCGAGGTGGAGGTGCTCGAACCGGCGACGGTGCGAGCGGACTTCGCCGAAGTGGCGCGGCGCATCGCGCAACGCCACGGAGGTTAG
- a CDS encoding LysR family transcriptional regulator, producing the protein MDVTRLRTLREFADRGSVTAAAEALHCTPSAVSQQLRALQREVGVPLTEPSGRGLRLTDAGRALVERADDVLAAVERAEAELDAYRSAPRGRVRVALFPSAALLLLPGLLDRVAAHTGLDVEVRDVDMIPAEVPRLVADFDVVVAHRDEHGEPFTSDRLDAVHLLREPLDVALPFGHRLARRERVEPNELADEPWISVDVGFPVDDVMRSLAVRTGVRPRIVHRINDFRITEALVAAGHGIALLPRHTMDTRRVLRKELSGIRAARHVEAVLRPGAATRPAVASVLAALRAEAEEVNSENPAGR; encoded by the coding sequence GTGGACGTGACGAGACTCCGAACCCTGCGCGAGTTCGCCGACCGGGGCAGCGTGACCGCCGCCGCGGAGGCTCTGCACTGCACGCCGTCGGCGGTGTCCCAGCAGTTGCGGGCACTCCAGCGCGAGGTGGGCGTGCCGTTGACGGAGCCGTCGGGCCGCGGGCTGCGGCTGACGGACGCGGGCCGGGCGTTGGTGGAGAGGGCCGACGACGTGCTCGCCGCCGTGGAAAGGGCGGAGGCCGAACTCGACGCCTACCGCAGTGCGCCGCGAGGCCGGGTGCGGGTGGCGTTGTTCCCGTCGGCGGCGTTGCTGCTGCTTCCCGGCCTCCTCGACCGCGTCGCCGCCCACACCGGGCTGGACGTCGAGGTGCGGGACGTCGACATGATCCCGGCCGAGGTGCCGAGGCTCGTCGCCGACTTCGACGTGGTGGTGGCCCACCGCGACGAGCACGGCGAGCCGTTCACCTCCGACCGGTTGGACGCGGTGCACCTGCTGCGCGAGCCGCTCGACGTGGCGCTGCCGTTCGGGCACCGACTGGCGCGGCGTGAGCGCGTCGAGCCGAACGAGCTCGCGGACGAGCCGTGGATCAGCGTCGACGTGGGTTTCCCGGTGGACGACGTGATGCGGTCGCTGGCCGTGCGCACGGGCGTGCGGCCCCGGATCGTGCACCGCATCAACGACTTCCGCATCACCGAGGCGCTCGTGGCGGCGGGTCACGGCATCGCGTTGCTGCCGCGCCACACGATGGACACCCGCCGGGTGCTGCGCAAGGAGCTCTCCGGCATCCGGGCGGCCCGGCACGTGGAGGCCGTCCTCCGCCCCGGAGCCGCTACCCGCCCCGCCGTCGCCTCCGTGCTCGCCGCCCTCCGCGCGGAAGCCGAGGAGGTGAACTCCGAAAACCCTGCCGGTAGGTGA
- a CDS encoding ABC transporter ATP-binding protein, whose translation MALLEVRDLSVSFHRKGEQPTTAVDSISFDVEPGQTVGLVGESGCGKSVTSLAIMGLLPARSARVEGSVTFAGEELLTLSQRQLDERRGRDLGMVFQDPLSSLNPVVSIGVQLTEVLLRHRKLTRKQAKAEAVDLLARVGIPDPKRRVDEYPHQLSGGMRQRVLIAIALACSPKLLIADEPTTALDVTIQAQILTLLRELVSETGTALIMITHDLGVVAGLCDQVNVMYGGRIVERAQRHDLFAEPRHPYTHGLLASIPRLDAPRGERLVPVKGSVADNIPWTGGCAFAPRCPNHVETCWSSAPELVADGRREDGMLRCHNPVEVTVAEGAR comes from the coding sequence ATGGCTCTGCTGGAAGTACGCGACCTGTCGGTGAGTTTCCACCGCAAGGGCGAGCAGCCGACCACGGCCGTCGACTCGATCTCCTTCGACGTCGAGCCGGGCCAGACCGTGGGGCTGGTGGGGGAGTCCGGCTGCGGCAAGTCGGTCACGTCCCTGGCGATCATGGGTTTGCTGCCCGCTCGCAGCGCGCGTGTCGAGGGTTCGGTGACGTTCGCGGGCGAGGAGTTGCTGACGCTGTCCCAGCGGCAGCTGGACGAACGGCGCGGCCGTGACCTGGGCATGGTGTTCCAGGACCCGCTGTCGTCGCTCAACCCTGTGGTGTCGATCGGGGTGCAGTTGACGGAGGTGCTGCTGCGGCACCGGAAGCTCACGCGCAAGCAGGCGAAGGCCGAGGCCGTCGACCTGCTCGCGCGCGTGGGAATCCCGGACCCGAAGCGGCGTGTGGACGAGTACCCTCACCAGCTCTCGGGCGGGATGCGGCAGCGTGTGCTCATCGCCATCGCGCTGGCGTGCTCACCGAAGCTGCTGATCGCGGACGAACCGACCACGGCACTGGACGTCACCATCCAGGCGCAGATCCTCACGTTGCTGCGGGAACTGGTGTCGGAGACCGGTACGGCACTGATCATGATCACGCACGACCTCGGCGTGGTCGCGGGCCTGTGCGACCAGGTCAACGTGATGTACGGCGGGCGGATCGTGGAACGTGCGCAGCGCCACGACCTGTTCGCCGAACCCCGCCACCCCTACACGCACGGACTGCTGGCGTCCATCCCGAGGCTCGACGCGCCGAGGGGCGAGAGACTGGTGCCCGTCAAGGGCTCGGTCGCCGACAACATCCCGTGGACGGGCGGCTGTGCGTTCGCCCCGCGGTGCCCGAACCACGTCGAGACGTGTTGGTCGAGCGCGCCCGAGCTGGTGGCCGACGGCCGCCGCGAGGACGGGATGCTGCGGTGCCACAACCCGGTGGAGGTCACGGTGGCGGAGGGAGCACGATGA